AAGAAAGCCTAAGTCTTTCTGATGAATTTAATAAGATAATAGATTTACCTAATAGTATTTCTATTGAATCTGATGTTAAAGATTTTGAACTTGGTTCAATATACTTTACAGTTGTTAATAAGGTTCCTACGCTTGATAATCTTAAAACAGACTCACTCGATGAATTTAAAAAAGGAATTGAAGATCTTAAGGATGCAAGCAATAAATTAGCAGAAGGTTCAGTTACACTTAGCAATGGTCAAAAGGAATTTAATTTAAACCTTTCAAAGTTTGTAGATGGACTTAATAAACTTACAGCTGCATCTAAAGAATTAAAGGATGGGACAACTAACTTATCAAAAGGTATAGATGAAGCCAATAAAGGTGCATTACAGCTTAAAAATGGTATTGATGAACTAAAAACAAACTCACCCAAGCTAATTGGTGGGATTAAGGACTATACAGATGGTGTTTATAAATTTGTTTATGGTTCACAAACCCTTAATGATTCAACATCTAAGCTTCTTGATGGTGTTAATATTTTAGGACAAAAGCAAAATGAACTTACACAAGGACTTAAGCAGTCATTAGATGCAACAACAGCAATAAAAAATGGACATAGCCAATTAAATGAAGGTGTTGCTAATCTTGATTCAGGGATAGAACAAATTCTAAATGGTAAAAAGAAAGAGCTTGAAGGGATAAACTTACTTATCTCTGGTATAGATACCATTCAAAAGATGATAGAACCTCTTAAGAATGTTCAATTAATTGCTGATGCTATGAACAAGTTAGATGCTGCTTTGCAAAAAGAGAAGGAAGGGCTGCAAAACTTAGTTGTTTCAAGCAATGCTATGATTGAAGGATTAAATAAATTATCACTTGGTGCAAAGCAGGTAAAGGAAGGTTCAGAAAAGATTAATACAAGTTTGAGTCAGCTTGAAAATGGAAATAAGAAGCTGTATGAAGGTTCTTTGGCTATTTCACAAAACATGAATCTAATATCTGAAAATGTAAGTAAGATTGAACAAGGACAAAAACAACTTAATGAAAATGGTAAAAAACTAATTGCTGGTGGTAATTTGATAAATAGTAACATATCTTCATTAGGAAATGGATTTGATAAATTATCTCAAGGAGCAAATAAATTATCAAATGGTATGCAACAATTAAATAATGGCTTTATGCAGTACAAGAATGGGTTTGAAAAGTTTTATGAAAATTTAAATCTTTTGAATGACAAATCAAAGCTTTTATTAGATGGTTCAAAAAAACTAACAGAAGGTTCAAAAACTTTAAGTGATAATATTGAGAAGTTTAATAAAGAAGGTATTGATGAGCTTTATAAAAAATCTCAAGAACTAACTGTTGGGCTTGATAAGGTAAAAATACTAAAAGATGAACTTATTAAATTTTCAAATGAATACAAAACATATACAGGCATAAGTGATGGAATGAATGGAGAAGTAAAATTTGTAATAAAAACAGAAGAATTAAAGAAGGAAGAAAAAGCTACAAATGAAAAGCCACAAGCAACACAAGAAAAGAAACTCACATTCTGGCAGTGGCTAAAAAAACTTCTTCACATAGGAGCATAATAACATTAGTGCAAGCTCCCATGCGAGCCAGTGGGGAAGGTTCCCCACTGGCTCACTGGCTAATATAGGTACTGTTTTTTTTGTCCACAATATGATAAGCTATATCTAATATTACTTTGGTCGAGGGTATTGTGGAATGCTTGATGAACTATATAGTATTATGCCAGTTATTGTTAAGACTATTGAAAGAGTACATGATAATTCCTGGTCAATGGATTACAACGAGCATGAGAACTATGAATTTGTTTATGTCAAAAAAGGCCAACTTAGGTTTACCATAATAGATGAAACAGTAAACCTAAAAAACGGTGAGATATTAATAATAAAGCCAAATACAAGGCATAAGTTTGAGGTTATAGGGAATATTAAAGCAGAATTTATAGTTTTAGGATTCCATATAAAGGAATCATATAGGCTCAAAATGAACCAACTTTATGAAATTTATGGCTTTATATTTGAAATTGATAAACATAAGCAAAGCTATTATAATCTCAAAGTTCGAAAAAAAAGTGATGTTTTCTTATGCTTGGAACATATGTTGAATGAGGCAAAAAATAACAAAGAAAGTGTTTTGCAACATCTAAAGATACTTGAGCTATTTGTTTACATAACTCGTGAGGTTAAAAAGTTTAGCAATAAAGCACTTCAGGACAGCACAATGATAGCAAAAGAGGTTAAAAAAATTATAGATGAGAACTATCAAGAGGATCTGCGTATAGGAATGATTGCACGTCAATATTACATATCAGAAAGTGCATTGTGTAGAATTTTTAAAAAAGAGTTCAAAATGCTACCTAAAGACTATTTATTATCAAAAAGGATTGAAAAGGCGAAAGAGTATCTTTTGAATGGGAACCTAAAAATAGGGGAGATTGCACTTATTTGTGGTTTTTCAAGTATTCAAAGATTTAATGATATATTTAAAAAATATATTGGTGTAAGCCCAAGACAATACAGAAACAAACAAAACTAAAGAGTAATTTAGATAATTAAAGAAAAATAAAGAAAATGAAAGTAAAATAAAATAAATAACAAAGAAATCAAAAAAAAATTAATAATATTGACGAAAATGAGGAAAAATAAGACTTGATATATAAAGGAAGAATATACTATATTAAATAATGTAATTAGCACTCATCATTAATGAGTGCTAATAAAAAATTCTAAGAGGAGGGTGTATTTAGACATGGTTATTAGACCTCTAGGAGATAGAGTAATAGTTAAATTCAAAGAAAAAGAAGAGGTTACAAAGAGCGGTATTGTTCTTCCTGATACAGTTAAAGAAAAACCACAAATCGCAGAAGTTATCGAAGTTGGTCCAGGTGGACTTGTTGATGGACAAAAGGTTGAAATGGTAGTTAAAAAAGGAGACAAAGTTATCGTAAGCAAATATGCAGGAACAGAAGTTAAACTTGATAATCAAGAATTCACAATTATTAGACAAGATGATATTCTTGCAGTAGTAGAAGACTAATTAATATAAGGAGGGAATTTAAATGGCAGCAAAAATGATTTCATTTGATGAAGAAGCAAGAAGGGCACTCGAAAGAGGTGTTAATAAGCTTGCTGATACAGTTAAAGTTACACTTGGACCAAAAGGAAGAAATGTTGTATTAGAAAAGAAATTTGGAGCACCACAAATTGTTAATGATGGTGTTACAATTGCAAAAGAAATTGAACTTGAAGATCCATTTGAAAATATGGGTGCACAAATTGTTAGAGAAGTTGCATCAAAGACAAATGACATTGCAGGTGACGGTACAACAACAGCTACATTACTTGCACAAGCAATGATTAGAGAAGGTCTTAAGAACGTTGCAGCAGGTGCAAATCCAATCATCTTAAGAAAAGGTATCCAAAAAGCTGTTGATGCAGTTGTTGAAGAAATTAAGAAAATGAGCAAAAAAGTTAGAGGAAAAGAAGATATTGCTTATGTTGCATCAATTTCAGCTGGTGACGAAGAAATTGGCAAGCTAATAGCTGATGCTATGGAAAAGGTTACAAACGATGGTGTTATCACTGTTGAAGAATCAAAAACAATGGGAACAACTCTTGAAATTGTTGAAGGTATGCAATTTGACAGAGGATATGTTTCAGCTTACATGGTAACAGATACAGAAAAAATGGAAGCTGTATTAGATGACCCATATATCCTAATTACTGATAAGAAGCTTTCAACAATCCAAGATATCCTTCCACTTCTTGAAAAGATTGTTCAACAAGGTAAGAAGTTATTGATAATTGCTGAAGATGTTGAAGGCGAAGCATTAACAACACTTGTTGTTAACAAACTAAGAGGAACATTGCAATGCGTTGCTGTAAAAGCACCAGGCTTTGGTGACAGAAGAAAAGCAATGCTTCAAGATATAGCAATCCTAACAGGTGGTCAAGTAATTTCAGAAGAGCTTGGACTTGATCTAAAAGAAACAAAGATCAATCAATTAGGTCGTGCAAGGCAAGTCAAAGTTCAAAAAGAAAATACAATTATTGTTGATGGTGCTGGCGATCCAAGCGAAATCAAGGCAAGAATTCAATCAATCAAGAAACAAATTGAAGAAACAACATCTGATTTTGATAGAGAGAAACTTCAAGAAAGACTTGCAAAACTTGCTGGTGGTGTTGCAGTAATCCAAGTTGGTGCTGCTACTGAAACAGAAATGAAAGAAAGAAAACTAAGAATTGAAGACGCTTTAGCTGCAACAAGAGCTGCAGTTGAAGAAGGTATTGTTCCCGGCGGTGGAACAGCATTAATTAATGCTATCCCAGCAGTTGAAAAGCTAATCGAAACACTTTCTGGCGATGAAAAAACAGGTGCTACAATAGTTAAGAAGGCTTTAGAAGAACCAGTTAAACAAATTGCTCAAAATGCTGGTCTTGATGGCTCTGTAATTGTTAACAAAGTAAAAGAAAGCCCAGCAGGTGTAGGCTTTGATGCTCTACATGAAAGATTTGTTGATATGATCGAATCTGGTATTGTTGACCCAACAAAGGTTACAAGAACAGCAATCCAAAATGCTGCATCAGCTGCTGCTATGCTTCTTACAACAGAAGCTGTTGTTGCTGAAAAGCCAGAAAAAGAAAAACCAGCTCCAGCACCAGCTATGCCTGATATGTACTAATATGAATAAAAATAAAGGCTGCTATTTGGCAGCCTTTATTTTTTTATGTATAATATAATTAACAAACTTTTATCTATAAAACAATTGAATAAAAAAGGATGTTTTAGATGTACAAACTTGTAGCACTTGACCTTGATATGACGCTTTTAAACAAAGACAAAAAGATATCCACAGAAAACATTAAAGCAGTTCAAGAAGCTTATAATAATGGGATTTACATAGTTCTTTGTTCCGGGAGGATACTAAAAGGTGTTTTGCATTTTGCTAAGCTTCTTTCAATCGACCATCCAATAATTGGTTGTAACGGTGCAATTGTTAAAGATATAAAACATGACAAAGAGATCTTTTTCATGGGGATTGATAAAAATAGCTGTACAGACATCTTTGAAATCTGTAAAAAAGAAGAGATCTATTTTCATTATTACACAAAAAACACAATGATAGCATGTGAACTAAATTATTCAGCTAAGTTTTACTTTGAAAAAAACAAGGAACTTCCCGAAGAAGATAGGGTAGAAATAATAATAAATGATGATATTGAATACCTCTATAACAATCCCGAAGGTGTTTCAAAATTTGTAATAACAGATAATGACCCAGAAAAGGTAGACTATGTTAGAAGCCTTATTGATAAAAATGTAAAAGATATTGAAACAACAAAATCGGATATTAATATCTTAGAAGTAATGAAAAAAGGGGTTAACAAAAGGAAAGGGCTTGAAAAACTTTGTAACTATCTTGGTATAAATAGAGAAGAGGTTGTTGCAATTGGTGACAATGAAAATGATATAGAGATGATTGAATTTGCAGGCTTTGGTGTAGCAATGGGCAATGCAATTGATGAATTGAAAGAGAAAGCTGACTTTATAACTTCAAACTATTGGGAGGATGGTGTAGCTGAGGCTATAAGATATGTTTTGAGGGGGAGATAAAATGTCAAAGGTTGTATTATTAGAGTGTCAAGACTATGACAGTGACATCATAAAGGAGAAACTTTTATATGCTTTTAGATTACTTAATATTGACCTTAATAAATTCCAAAGCTTTTTATTAAAGCCCAACCTACTTATGAAAAAAAAGCCGGAGGAGGCTACTACAACACATCCTGCTGTTGTAAAAGCTATAGGAAGTATTTTAATGGATCTTAAAAAGGATGTTGTTCTTGCTGATAGTCCGGGAGGCCCATATACACAAAGAAGGTTAGAAGGTGTTTACACTGCTTCGGGATTAAAAAATGTATGCGATGAACTTGGTATTAAGCTAAATTATGATATATCCTCAAGTGTATTAAGGTATAATAAAGGTGTAATGTTAAAAAACATTGATCTAATAAAACCTTTTTTTAATTCACAAGCCTTAATATCTCTTGCAAAATTAAAAACACACAGA
The genomic region above belongs to Caldicellulosiruptoraceae bacterium PP1 and contains:
- a CDS encoding Cof-type HAD-IIB family hydrolase, producing MYKLVALDLDMTLLNKDKKISTENIKAVQEAYNNGIYIVLCSGRILKGVLHFAKLLSIDHPIIGCNGAIVKDIKHDKEIFFMGIDKNSCTDIFEICKKEEIYFHYYTKNTMIACELNYSAKFYFEKNKELPEEDRVEIIINDDIEYLYNNPEGVSKFVITDNDPEKVDYVRSLIDKNVKDIETTKSDINILEVMKKGVNKRKGLEKLCNYLGINREEVVAIGDNENDIEMIEFAGFGVAMGNAIDELKEKADFITSNYWEDGVAEAIRYVLRGR
- the groES gene encoding co-chaperone GroES yields the protein MVIRPLGDRVIVKFKEKEEVTKSGIVLPDTVKEKPQIAEVIEVGPGGLVDGQKVEMVVKKGDKVIVSKYAGTEVKLDNQEFTIIRQDDILAVVED
- a CDS encoding helix-turn-helix domain-containing protein, giving the protein MLDELYSIMPVIVKTIERVHDNSWSMDYNEHENYEFVYVKKGQLRFTIIDETVNLKNGEILIIKPNTRHKFEVIGNIKAEFIVLGFHIKESYRLKMNQLYEIYGFIFEIDKHKQSYYNLKVRKKSDVFLCLEHMLNEAKNNKESVLQHLKILELFVYITREVKKFSNKALQDSTMIAKEVKKIIDENYQEDLRIGMIARQYYISESALCRIFKKEFKMLPKDYLLSKRIEKAKEYLLNGNLKIGEIALICGFSSIQRFNDIFKKYIGVSPRQYRNKQN
- the groL gene encoding chaperonin GroEL (60 kDa chaperone family; promotes refolding of misfolded polypeptides especially under stressful conditions; forms two stacked rings of heptamers to form a barrel-shaped 14mer; ends can be capped by GroES; misfolded proteins enter the barrel where they are refolded when GroES binds), giving the protein MAAKMISFDEEARRALERGVNKLADTVKVTLGPKGRNVVLEKKFGAPQIVNDGVTIAKEIELEDPFENMGAQIVREVASKTNDIAGDGTTTATLLAQAMIREGLKNVAAGANPIILRKGIQKAVDAVVEEIKKMSKKVRGKEDIAYVASISAGDEEIGKLIADAMEKVTNDGVITVEESKTMGTTLEIVEGMQFDRGYVSAYMVTDTEKMEAVLDDPYILITDKKLSTIQDILPLLEKIVQQGKKLLIIAEDVEGEALTTLVVNKLRGTLQCVAVKAPGFGDRRKAMLQDIAILTGGQVISEELGLDLKETKINQLGRARQVKVQKENTIIVDGAGDPSEIKARIQSIKKQIEETTSDFDREKLQERLAKLAGGVAVIQVGAATETEMKERKLRIEDALAATRAAVEEGIVPGGGTALINAIPAVEKLIETLSGDEKTGATIVKKALEEPVKQIAQNAGLDGSVIVNKVKESPAGVGFDALHERFVDMIESGIVDPTKVTRTAIQNAASAAAMLLTTEAVVAEKPEKEKPAPAPAMPDMY